A genomic region of Nerophis lumbriciformis linkage group LG28, RoL_Nlum_v2.1, whole genome shotgun sequence contains the following coding sequences:
- the LOC140680151 gene encoding uncharacterized protein has translation MPSTAAPLSSPVWVDFLCLQAADRTDHRDVQRVSAGSHEEEWHTSVGQKELQAPSHIKEEQLHDEDEAQSLQLHHSQSEENRGAELVSQHITEADGEHCEDIKSEPDSIFAPLSDMDHMMSHSSDHSDHIQKPLESKNDSKGDTRHHTNNKHFDCSECGKSFRLKSDCTRHMRTHTGEKPFTCSVCKKSFSRKLNMTTHMRTHTGEKPFACSACAKRFNTKYAMTTHMRTHTGEKPFTCSVCKKSFSKKERMTTHMRTHTGEKPFACSSCAKTFITKKEIIMHLRTHLREKLLTCSVCKKSFSRKGIMTTHMRTHTGEKPFACSACAKRFNSKQYMILHMRTHTGEKPFTCSVCKKSFSIKQNMTTHMKTHTEEKPFACSACAKRFYTKNEIILHMTTHTGEKPFTCSVCKKSFSRKQNMTTHMRTHNGEKPFSCTVCDKRFRYKYQASKHKCVTTAGI, from the exons ATGCCGTCCACCGCCGCgccgctgtcctcacctgtctgggttgacttcctcTGTCTCCAGGCCGCCGACCGCACCGATCATcgtg acgtccagcgggtgtcagcggggagtcatgaagaggagtggcacaccagtgtgggacagaaggagctacaggccccctcccacattaaagaggagcagcttcatgatgaagatgaagctcagtccttacagcttcatcacagtcaaagtgaggagaacagaggggcggagcttgtaagtcaacacatcacagaagctgatggagagcattgtgaagatatcaagtcagaaccagacagcatctttgctccactgtcagacatggaccacatgatgtcacactcttctgatcacagtgaccacatccaaaaacctttggagagtaaaaatgactctaaaggtgatacgagacatcacactaacaacaaacactttgactgctctgaatgtgggaaatcatttagactgaAGAGTGATTgtacaagacacatgagaacacacactggagagaaaccttttacttgctctgtttgtaagaagagtttctccagaaagcttaacatgaccacacacatgagaacacacactggagagaaaccttttgcctgctcagcttgtgctaaaagattcaacactaagtatgcaatgaccacacacatgagaacacacacaggtgagaaaccttttacttgctctgtttgtaagaagagtttctccaaaaaggaacgcatgaccacacacatgagaacacacactggagagaaaccttttgcttgctcatctTGTGCTAAAACATTCATcactaagaaggaaattataatgcacctgagaacacacctACGTGAGAAACTTTTAACTTGCtcggtttgtaagaagagtttctccagaaagggtatcatgaccacacacatgagaacacacactggagagaaaccttttgcttgctcagcttgtgctaaaagattcaacagtaAGCaatacatgatattacacatgagaacacacacaggtgagaaaccttttacttgctctgtttgtaagaagagtttctccatcaagcaaaacatgaccacacacatgaaaacacacactgaagagaaaccttttgcttgctcagcttgtgctaaaagattctacACTAAGAAtgaaattatattacacatgacaacacacacaggtgagaaaccttttacttgctctgtttgtaagaagagtttctccagaaagcaaaacatgaccacacacatgagaacacacaatggagagaaaccgtttagttgcactgtgtgtgataaaaggttcaggtataagtatcaggccagtaaacacaagtgtgtaacaactgcagggatttaa